CAACAGCAACCCTTTCATTCCCGTACCCCGTCACCATGATCGCCGGCAGAATACTTCCCCTTAGCGAAAGTTCGCGGATCACCTCGAGCCCTCCGAGAACCGGCATATGGTAATCGACAACAACCATGTCGTATGTCGCGGCATCCAGCATTTTCAGCCCCTCTTCACCATTGGAGGCAACGTCCACCGCATATCCTTTCCTCTGGAGATCCTTCTGCAGAATGCGGGAAAGTCCCTCGTCATCTTCCATGTAGAGGATACGGAATGTGCGGATATCACGCATGATGATCAAAGTCCCCCTGGAATGGTAACAACTGACAGAAAAAGGCCGAGCGTACGGATCGCCTCGGAAAACTGTTCGTAGTCCACAGGTTTTGTGATATATACATTGCATCCGAGCTCGTAACATTTCGAAACCTCATGCGGAGCGTCAGTCGTGGTAAGAACGACAATCGGGATATGCTTCGTCTTCTCGCTGTGTTTGATGCGCTTCAGGACCTGATAACCGTCAATCCCCGGGATGTTCAGGTCAAGAAGCACCAGCAAAGATAAAGGCTGCCCGCTGTCTCCGTCCTTCTGTTCCCCGAACAGAAAATCAAGGACTTTTTGCCCGTCCTCGAAACTGATGATGGGATTCGAAATCCCTGCGCGACGAAGGTTTTTCTCGATCAGACGGGCGTGCCCTGCGTCGTCCTCTACCAGAAGTATTGTTACAGGCTCATGGTTTGTCATAGTCACCCTCATAAATAAAGATTTTTTTCTTTTTTCTTTGCCACATTGGAATCTTTCTACCTTTTTTTTCGCTCCGCACGCATGATTTTGAATCTCGTCATTACACTGATCTTTTATCCCCGCTAACGGTATCGTCCTGAACTGCAATATCCTTCACTGCAGATTGGCTTGGCGCAGAGGGGATGAGAAAACTGAATGTCGTTCCAACCCCTAATTCCGAGGTGCACCATATGCGTCCCCCGTGGCGACGCACCAGTGTTTTGACATATGCAAGACCCATTCCTTCTCCGGGTACATCCTGCCTGCCTACCCTCTGGAAAACCTCAAAAACCCTTCCGATATCGTCCTGTGCAATACCCCGGCCGTTGTCCCGTATATGGAATACTGCATCCTGCCGGACCCTTTCTGCAAAAATTTCCACTGCACCCGGCCGCCCGGGTTCTAGGTACTTCAGGGCATTATCGAGAATATTTCCGACAATCTGTTCCATTGCGATCCTGTCAGCCACAATTTCCGGCAGATCCCCGACGGTAATCGCGACATTCTTCTGTTCTGTCTGATGGGCAAGGGTCTTCAGAATCGATCGCACAAGGGAACGCATATCACATATCTCCGGCTTCAGATCACGCCGGCCGACACGGGAAAGATTCAGTATCGCCTTAATGAGGTTGTCCATCCTGTATACCGAAGAATCGATAAAACCAAGCGCCTCGGGAGCATCCTTCTGAAAAATGATCTCGAGCTTCTCCTGCTGGTCATTTTCCATATGGGGACCGCAATGCCGAAGCGAAGAACGTATTTCACGGAGTGCATATCTGAGTTCCCCTGCAAACCCTTTAATATTCACCAGCGGTGCGCGCAGATCGTGAGAAATGATATAGGCAAATGACTTCAGCTCTTCATTGGCCTCCCGCACCTCTTCTGCGTACCGCAGCACCTTCTCCTCTGCAAGTTTCCTCTCGGTAATATCCAGGGCTATGCAGACAAGTCCTTCAGGCCTGCCTTTTCTGTTTCTCATCACAGAGGCTGAGAAGAGCACCGGAATCTTTCTTCCGTCTTTTGACACCAGTGTCTTTTCTTCATTGACCAGACAGTCCTCCTGCGCCATGTGCCCTGAGTCCGTTCCTCTCAGGAGCAGTCCGGAGAACGTCTTTTCATTATCCGCATCAGAAAAAATGATTTTGAGCTGCCGATTGACCAGTTCATCCTCCTCATACCCCAGAAGCCTCTTTGCCGCTGCGTTGATCGTCTTGATTCTGCCTTCCATATCTGTTACAAGAAGGGTATCGACCATTGTCGTGATAATGTTGTCGAGATATGCTTTCGAGACAGTCGTCTTTTTCAGGTCCTCCGTCATCTTTCTGAAGGATACCGCAAGATCACCAACTTCATCCGTCGCACGCATGGCGATCTCGGTATTAAGGTCCCCTTCCCCGATTCTGGCTGCGGCGTCCCTGAGTTGGGTGAGAGGTCCGGCAATAGACGTGGAAAGCGCTACGCCAAGAATAACAGCCAGAACAGTAATACCAACTGATATAAGAAACAATTCTTTCTTCAGGCTGAAGACCGGAGCAAAAATATTTTTCACCGCGTGTTCGACGACAAAAACCATACCCAGCGCCTCATAATTGGAATGGACACAGACAGACAGGACCTCTCCATATTTCTCATCTTTTCTGAGGACTATGTGTGATTTCTTTTTTTCTGTCTCATTGTGCACGAGAGACTCACTCACAGGCGTTGCAAGAAAAGTAAACGCGTCTGTCGAATAGAGCAGTTGACCTTTTCTGTTAAGGAGCTTGTAGACAGTCTTCTTCCCCGTATGGGTCTCAGGCGTCTCGAACTCCTTCACCGCCTGAATAATGTCCTCGATATTCAGGAGACATTTCATCACACCGATAAAATTCCCTTTGTCATCCTCTATCCTGATCGCAAAGGCGAGGGAATAGGTACCGGCATCTTCCTCAAAAGCAGCATCCCTGATATAGAACCTGTGTTCTTTCGCTTCCTTCCACCACTGCTTCTCGCCCTGGCTGAAGTCCGCCGCTCTTCCTGTCATGCAGACAACAGCGCCGTATTTATTGGTGACAATAATACTCTTGAAGACCTCATAGCCATACTTCTCATGATAAAATTCGGTTTTTTCCAGTAATTCCACGGCGCTTTTCTTGTCCATCAGCTGCTGCATGAAAGGGGTTATCACATCTGTGGAAACGGTGAGCCACTCGCGGTTTTTCATGGCAATATACCCCTGCGCATCTGCCATTCTTTCGTATTCCCTGTTTGACCGTATGACATCTTCCTTGAGAAGGAGGTCCTGACTGTATGACTGCAGCCCCTCCACCCTTCTGAAGATATTCCGGTCCACTTCATCCATCACCTTTGAAGCAAGAATCATCGAACTTTCCTCAATGGATTTTTGCAGCGCATCCTGACTTCTCTTTATTGTCAGATATCCCACACACGAGATAAGAAGCGCGATTACCAGAAAACCAAGGATGAGTTTATGCCGTATCTTCATTTTCATCATAATTTTCCACAAATATATGCAAAATCTATACCAAAGAATGCGGAATTATGGGAAAAAGAGAATACCGCAAAGAAGGGAGCTACTCTAAACCGCCAAATAGAAACTGGACAAGCGAAACAGCAGAGATTGCCGCAGTCTCTGCCCTCAGGATTCGGCGTCCGAGTGTGGTAGCGATGGCGCCCTTTTCTCCTGCAAGAGTGATTTCATCCTGTGTAAATCCGCCTTCAGGGCCGATCATGATAAACACCGACAAAGTTTTTGGCACAAGGGATGCAACCGCATCCGGCAATGAAATCCCTCCTTTTTCGCAGAACATCAACCCACGACCCCTGATTTCCGTCCCTTCGCGTATCATGAAGCGGATAAATGCATCTGCTTCGCGCACTTCAGGAACAATGCTCCTCCCTGACTGTCTTGACGCCTCTTCTGCGATTTTTCTCCATCTCAGGATCTTTCTCGTCTCTTTCACCTGGCTTCTCTCCGTAACAACCGGGATGATCGCTTGCACCCCCAGCTCTGTCGCTTTCTGGATCACCATATCCATTTTTTCACCCTTAAGGAGAGCCTGCACAAGGACAACATGCACGCGGGACTCAGTATCGCAGTCAAGTGTTTCAATAATCTCAGCCAGAATTTCTTTCCTGTCAGCCTTCGCTATCATTGTCCTGAAGCACGTGCCCTGACCATTGAATATGAGCAATTCGTCCCCCTTTTTGCACCTCAGGACAGACATGATATAATGCGCCTTTTCTGAGTCGACTGATATAAGGTTATCTGAGACATAAGAGACCGGCAGGTATATTCTTGGCATGCTTTTCTGCTCCGCTTGAGTCGGCAAACGCCCCTCAATCCGGCTGCTTTTTGTTCACCGGGAGTGAAGGCGTCTTATTTTTCTGAACTGGTAAAAAGGTCCTTCAGCTTCTCTTTGAAGGACTTGTTCACCTCATCTCCTGATATTCTTGCATACTCCTCGAGCAGTTCCCTTTGCTTCTGGGTCAGACTTCCCGGCACATCCACATATATCCTCACAATCTGGTCCCCTTTTGAACTCCCGCCGAGTTTCTGCATGCCCTTTCCCTTAATATGGAACATCCTGCCGGAAGGCGATCCCGGAGGGATTTTGAGCTTTGATGTCCCGTCGATGGTCGGCACCTCGATCTCTGCGCCAAGCGCGGCCTGGGGAAACGATATCGGGACCTCACAATACAGATTATGACCGTCTCTCTTGAAGAAGGAGTGCTCCTCGACATTCAGGTAGATATAGAGATCTCCCCGCGGGCCTCCGTGGAACCCCATTTCTCCTTCGCCGGACATCCTGAGCCTCGAGCCGGTATCGACACCTGCGGGAATCCTGACGCTGATATTCCTGAACTGCCGGATCTTCCCCTGTCCCTTGCAGGTTTTGCAGGGGTCGGTAATCACCTTTCCCGTTCCGCCGCATTTCTGGCAGGTCTTTGAGATGCTGAAGAAACCCTGTTGTATCCTGATCTGCCCTGCCCCCCTGCAGTTCTGGCAGGTAACCGGACCTTTTCCGGGCGCTGCGCCCGTGCCGTTGCAGTCAGCGCAATTGTCCCATCTCGGGATTTCGAGATTCCTTTCTGCGCCGAATGCCGCTTCCATAAGCGTAATATCAAGATCATAGCGCAAATCCTGCCCTTTTGATGGTCTCGCTCTGCGCTGGCCGGTAAATGTACCGAAAAAATCGCCAAAGATGTCTTCAAAGATGTCACCGAACCCTGTGCCAAACGGACTGTACCCCGCGCCTACTCCTTCGGCCGTACCGAACCTGTCGTAGTGGGCCCTTTTCTCAGGATCGATCAGACAGGAATATGCTTCGTTGATCTCCTTGAACTTGTCTTCAGATTCCTTATTGTCCGGGTTGCGGTCTGGATGGTATTTCAGGGCAAGCTGCCTGAAGGCTTTCTTGATATCAACCTCAGATGCTTCCCTTGAAACGCCAAGAATCTCATAATAATCTTTCATTTCTTTTTCAACCTGCAGCTCAATGCTGCTGCCTTGCCATTTTAAATGTGGAAAGGGCGGATACGCCGGTAAGGCCATGCCGGTTCCTGCAGAAGAATCCGTTTGAATAATTAAGACACCTTGAAGTCCCGGCAAGCCACATATTCTGCTTCACAGAGGAGCCCCCTTGCATTACAACCCTTTCAGGTCAATGCGTAAAATGGCATCGCTCCGCAAAGCCCGCGCGGCATATCTGCCCTGCTGTACAGTCTATGCAAAAACAGGAATATTGCTCCTGATTTTTTCAGTTGCTTTTCTTGTCCTTATCAACGTCTTCGAATTCCGCTTCGACAACCTCTTCCTCGGGCCCTTTTGCCTGGGGTTCTTCTGTCCCTGTTCCGGAAGGTCCTTCACCTGTACCTGCCTGAGCGCCGGCCCCCTTATAGAGATGCTCTGCCAGCTTATGGGACTTGCTCATGAGATTTTCTGTCGCAGACTTTATTTCAGAAGCTTCCGTGCCTGTATCTTTTGCTTTTCTGCATCTTTCCAGAGCTTCCTCGATCTCTTTCTTCTCCGCTTCATCCAGTTTGTCGCCATAATCCTTCAGGGATTTCTCAACAGTATAGATAAGGGTATCAGCTTCGTTACGGGCTTCAGCAAGCTGTTTTTTCTTTTTGTCTTCATCTGAATGCGTTTCTGCATCGCGTGTCATCTTCTTTATCTCTTCTTCTGTAAGACCACTCGATGCGGTTATCCTGATGGACTGTTCCTTTCCTGTCCCAAGGTCCTTCGCAGAGACATGGAGGATACCGTTTGCATCTATGTCGAACGTGACCTCAATCTGCGGAATCCCCCTCGGAGCAGGCGGGATGCCGATCAGTTCAAAATTCCCCAGAAGCTTGTTGTCAGAAGCCATTTCCCGTTCACCCTGGAAGACACGGATCGAGACAGCGGGCTGATTGTCTGTTGCGGTCGAGAATATCTGGCTCTTCTTGGTCGGGATCGTGGTATTTCTCTCTATGATCTTGGTAAAAATCCCTCCAAGTGTCTCGATGCCGAGCGAGAGCGGAGTCACATCGAGCAGCAACACTTCCTTCACGTCTCCCTTGAGCACAGCAGCCTGGATAGCTGCGCCGACAGCAACCACTTCATCAGGGTTCACCGTCTTGTTCGGTTCCTTCCCGAAGAAATTCTGCACGGTCTGCTGCACTTTCGGCGTTCTTGTCTGTCCTCCCACAAGAAGTATTTCGTCGATGCTCGAAGACGAGAGCCCCGCGTCAGCCAGAGCGTTTTTGCATGGACCGATTGTCTGCTCAATAAGATCACCCACAAGCTGTTCTAATTTTGCCTTTGACAGCTTCATCAGAAGATGCTTGGGACCTGTTGCATCTGCGGTGATGAATGGCAGGTTCACCTCGGTGTCGGTAGCCGTGGAAAGCTCGATCTTTGCCTTTTCCGCTGCCTCTTTCAGCCTCTGTAACGCCATCCGGTCGTTCTTGAGGTCTATCCCCTGGTCTTTCTTGAACTCTTCGACCATCCAGTCCATGACCCTGATATCAAAATCATCGCCTCCCAGATACGTATTCCCGTTGGTTGACTTGACCTCGATGACACCTTCTCCGATCTCGAGTATGGATATGTCAAACGTTCCTCCGCCCAGATCGTACACCCCGATCTTTTCTTCTTTCTTTTTGTCCATCCCGTAGGCAAGCGATGCTGCCGTCGGTTCATTGATTATCCTGAGGACGTTAAGTCCCGCAATCCTTCCCGCATCTTTCGTTGCCTGTCTCTGACTGTCGTCAAAGTATGCAGGCACAGTGATAACTGCTTCGGTCACCGGCTCGCCGAGATAATCCTCGGCAGCCTGCTTGAGTTTCTGAAGGATCATGGCAGATATCTCGGGAGGAGAATAGCTCTTTCCCCTGATTTCCACATGAGCATCAGAATTCTGTGCTTCCACAATCTTGTAAGGAAGCCTCTTTTTTGCGTGCTCAACCTCCGGGGAATTGTATTTCCTCCCCATCAGCCTTTTTATAGAAAAAATTGTGTTCTCGGGATTGGTAATAGACTGTCTCTTTGCAATCTGCCCGACGAGTCTTTCTCCCTTTTCGGTAATCGCCACAACTGAAGGCGTTGTCCTTGACCCTTCCTGGTTCGGGATTACCACAGGATCTCCTGCCTGCACCACAGCTACTACTGAATTTGTCGTTCCGAGATCTATTCCAACTGCTTTCCCCATAACTAAGATCCCTCCTCTATAGATATATTTTTCTGTATTATGATTCTTTCTTTCTCTGTATCTTCTTCCAGTTCTTCAGTCCCTGTTTCAGAGTTTTTTTTTGATACTGAGACGAGAGACGGACGCAGCACCTTATCCTTCAGCATATATCCCTTCCGGAACTCTTCAACGACCGTCTTTTCTTCAACGTCGTTTTTTTCAACCTGTGACATCGCATGATGCACTGCCGGGTCAAACGGCTTTCCTTCGGCTTCAATCGGACGCAGTCCGAACTTCTCGAGGGTTTTGAGGAGTTCCCTATGGGTAATTTCCACCCCCTGAACAAGGCCGGAAGCGACATCGTTGGAGGCATGCTTGAGCGCCATCTCAAGGTTATCAATGGCGGGCAGAAGTTCAAAAAGCAGGCTTTCATTGCCGTACTTGACCAGTTCCTCTTTATCTCTGGCTACCCGCTTCTTGTAATTATCAAACTCCGCATACAGCCTGAGATACTTCTGGTTCGCCTCCTGCTCTTCATCTCCGGACGTCTGCCCGGAGACTTCATCCTCGCTTTTTTCTGCATCTTCGCTGAATATCTGACCGTCTCCCATCTGTTGCTCCTGCATGATCCGCACCTACCTTCCCGCAAGCATCCTTGTGATGAATTTAGCCGTATTTTCAACGATATAAATCGCCTTCGCATAGTCCATCCGTGTCGGGCCGATGATTCCGACAACTCCGATCGGCTTGTCTCCTTCCCTGCACGGAGAAGCAACCACGCTCAGTTTCTTCAGATCATCCATCGAATTCTCGGAGCCGATGATAACCTGCACACCTTCGGACTCAGAGAGCTTGTCAAGCAGGTTCATGATTGTATGTTTGTCCTCAATCGCCCTTGACAGTTCGCGTATCTTATCAAGATCGGCGAAATCAGGCAATTCAAGCACTTCAGAGAGCCCTGAGATAAAAAGCTCGTTCAGGGGAAAATACACGGCGTCCTGGCATATCTTCATTGCCCTTGAGATGAGCCTGTCACACCTGATCTTCTCTTTTGACATTTCCCTGACGATTTTAATCCTGATTTCGTCAAATGTCATACCGGAAAACTCTGTATTCAGATACCCTGAAATTCTGTTCAGGTCTTTCTGGGAAATCTCAGGGTCAATCGATACGATCTTGTTCTTCACAAGACCTTCATCCGTAAAAAGGACCGCTGCAACCTTATCGGCCTGGTATTTGAGAAGGTTTATCTTCCGCAGTGTCGACATGTCAGGTGTCGGAGACATCGCAATCCCGAGATAATGAGACAACTGCGACAGGTTCTTCGTAGTCGCGTTCAGAAATATGTCGATATCATTTTTTAATGTCTCAAGTTTTCTGTAAAGTCCCTGAAGCATCTCGATATCCACATGAATGCGCCCTTCTTCTGCCAGAGAATCTACGTAGAGCCGGTAGCCAAGATCGGTCGGAACCCTTCCGGCAGAAGTATGTGGCTGCCTGAGGAACCCCATCTCTTCAAGGTCAGACATGATATTCCTGATCGTTGCAGGAGAAAGGCCAAAGGCATACCTCTTCGTCACAACCCTCGAGCCCACCGGGTCAGGAAAATTGATGTAACTCTGGACAACTGCGTAAAGGACTTTTTTGCTTCTTTCGCTGAGCATTTGACTTTTTAGCACTCTCGATGGTTAAGTGCTAATAATTTAACAATTAACCGACCAGCGTGTCAAGTACGGCTGATCATGTGCTGAACTTCTGCAGTTCGTGAAGAAGAACCCGGGCATCATTGCTGAGCGCACTGATACTCCGGTCCATTTCTGAGGCTGAATTGATGAGGTCAGCGGTAGTCATTCGTATCTTTTCCATATTCTTGACAATCTCGGTGCTCTTTTGGTTCTGGTTGTGTATGGAAGAAGTAATCTGTCCGGCCTGCTCGGAGACATTTTCATATACCGTCAACATCTGTTTATTGCTCTGAAACTGTTCCTGCGTAGATTTCTTGATCTGCTCGGACCCTTCTGCAACACTTTCGGCTGCCTCTATGATGAGGCTGTTTCCCCTGTTCTGATCCTTTATTGACCGGGATATATGTTCAATTTGCTCGGTGATCTGCCTGATGGAATCCGTGATATGCCCGATAACTTTCACTTCCTCTGTGGTAGCCAACTGTATGGATTTGGACATCTCGGTCGATACGTTTGAACTTGCCAGTATGCTGGAGAAGGCATCTTTTACCCTGCTGACAAGCTGTACACCGGTATCGACCGTTGCTATGCCTTTTCCTGTCATCTCAACGCTCGCCCTTGTTTCAGCCTGCACCCCGGCAATAAGGGCTGCAATCTCCCTGGTTGCCAAGGATGTCCTGTCGGCCAGCCTCTTGTTTTCCTCTGCTATTACCGCAAATGCCTTCCCTTGTTCCCCGGCCTGTGCCGCGAGTATTGAAGCATTCAGGGAGAGCAGGTTCGTCTGTTGTGCCAGTTCGTCAATGACATGCACTATACTCCCGATCTCCTCAGATCTCTGTTCGAGCAGATGTATCTTCTCTGAGAGTGCATTGACACTGTCCCGGATATCTTCCATCCCCCTTATCGCCTCGGCAACTGAGGTCAACCCTTTCTCTGACGCTTCACGGGAAACATTTTCTGCGAGCCGGACAGATTTTTCCGCACTTGTCTGTATTTCCCTGACTGTAGCATTGACCTGGTCGAGAGCAGAAACGCTTGACTCAGATGATACAGACAGGATCTCAACGCTTTTGACGGTGTTTTTTACAGCAGCCATCATTTCTTCAATAGATGATGCAGCTTTATGCGATATCTCATTAAAGACCTCCGCGTTATCAGAGACCGCCGAAATGGATGCCGTCATTTCCTCTACTGCGCTTGAAGCCTTTTCCACAGAGTCATAAAGACTTTCAGAGCTCTTGGCTATCGCGGTAACCGACACATTCAGTTCTTCAATATGCATGGCATTCTCCTCTATCGCTGTCTTCTGGAGCTCCGCAACCCGCAAAACGCTTGCCGGGGATTCCGTAATGGTTGCCGTAACCGAAGACACATTTTCTGAGAGATTTTTTATTTTCACAAGCACGTCTCTTAAATTCATTGCCATGCCGTTAATCGCTTCAGAGAGGGATGCGATCTCATCTTTTCCGACTCTTTTCACTGTCTGTGTCAAATCCCCGGACGATATCCTGGCAGCCACCTTTTCCATTTCCATAATCGGACCTGTGATAAACTTCGATACAGAGAAATAGATGACTGCTGAAAATGCCATAAAACTCAATGCAGAAAGACTGACAGCCCAGAGGATAAGGGTATAGAGTTCTTTCTGAATCACCCCTGACTGAATTCCGATTCTGAGTGTTCCTGCCTTTACGGCCTCTGCATCTCTCAGCGGAATGGAAACATCATAGTAATCCCCCCATTTCTGCAGGAGATTACTGTTTGCACTCAGTGCATTCCGCGTCTCGGTGTCCTTAAAGAGTTTCCCGATACTGCCCTCATCATTATGGTACAGTATCCTGCCTTTCTCATCGAGAATCATTGCATATCCGACAGCTCTGTCCTGCACCGCGCGTTTCATTTTTTCGTTGAGCCCCTCGATAGTATCAAGGGAAAGGCCAAGGGAAAGTACTTTCCCGATATCTTCCTTCAGCGCTTCACCGGCAGATGCAACCTTTGAAAGGATTTCCTGTTTGTACCGTGTATGGGCAATGTAAGTCAGGATTGCGGTATTAATAGTAATGGCAAGGAAAAGTATCATGGCAATAAGGAAAAGCGACCTGGTCTGGAGGTTTATTTTCATTTGATGACTCTCGTTGCAGAACTCAGGATATCAAAGGGCATCTTGAGTCCGAGAGAATTTGCTGTTTTGAGATTGACGGTCATCTGTATTTTCTTTGGCCCTGCAACCGGAATTGCAGATGGATTCTCCCCTTTCAGCAGCCTGGAAACCATATCAGCAGCCTCCCTGCCCTGTTCTGCGCTGTCTGCAGTCAGGGTAAGAATAATCCCTTTCTCCTCTCCCCCACCCATCATTGCAGCAGTAGGGACATTCAGTTTTCTCGCCACACTGACAATCTCGTCAACATACATCATGGCCAAACAGCTTGTCGTGACAAATATCGCATCCACATCCTTAATGTGTCCGATGCTTTCAGGGTTCCTGATATTGAACTTAACCGTCTTGAATGAAAATTGTCCGCTTAACCGTTCAATCTCATTCGCCTCGTGGACTGTCTCTTTCTCGGCACTGTTGTATATAACGCCCAGTCTCGTGAAATTATTGATTGTTTTCAGGTTTTTCAAAAGGCCTGCGATCGATATCCTTGCATTGATCCCGGTAACTTTCCTGCCTTTCATGCTCAGGCCATCATGGTCATACACACCTGCAAAAACGACCGGGATTCCGGAAGCCTCTTCAAGCGCCGCCTGAGTTGCAGGAAACCCGTACGCAACAATGATCTTTGTGCCTATCGCAGCAAATTTTCTGGCTGCATTTGCCCATGCCATGGTTTCAGGGGCAGGGGTCTGGACGATGATATCGGCCTTAAGCCCGTTCGCTGAGATCTCGGATGCAAACGTTTTGTGAACAGCCCTGTAATAGGGGCTGTCGCTGCACATAATGACCCCAATCTGAACAGCAAAGCATTCCGTACCTAATCCGGCGAGGAGCATCACAATGACGAATATTCTCACGCCTTTTCGCCAGTTCATTTATTGCCACCTTT
This is a stretch of genomic DNA from Nitrospirota bacterium. It encodes these proteins:
- a CDS encoding response regulator — encoded protein: MTNHEPVTILLVEDDAGHARLIEKNLRRAGISNPIISFEDGQKVLDFLFGEQKDGDSGQPLSLLVLLDLNIPGIDGYQVLKRIKHSEKTKHIPIVVLTTTDAPHEVSKCYELGCNVYITKPVDYEQFSEAIRTLGLFLSVVTIPGGL
- the grpE gene encoding nucleotide exchange factor GrpE, with the translated sequence MQEQQMGDGQIFSEDAEKSEDEVSGQTSGDEEQEANQKYLRLYAEFDNYKKRVARDKEELVKYGNESLLFELLPAIDNLEMALKHASNDVASGLVQGVEITHRELLKTLEKFGLRPIEAEGKPFDPAVHHAMSQVEKNDVEEKTVVEEFRKGYMLKDKVLRPSLVSVSKKNSETGTEELEEDTEKERIIIQKNISIEEGS
- a CDS encoding 16S rRNA (uracil(1498)-N(3))-methyltransferase; this translates as MPRIYLPVSYVSDNLISVDSEKAHYIMSVLRCKKGDELLIFNGQGTCFRTMIAKADRKEILAEIIETLDCDTESRVHVVLVQALLKGEKMDMVIQKATELGVQAIIPVVTERSQVKETRKILRWRKIAEEASRQSGRSIVPEVREADAFIRFMIREGTEIRGRGLMFCEKGGISLPDAVASLVPKTLSVFIMIGPEGGFTQDEITLAGEKGAIATTLGRRILRAETAAISAVSLVQFLFGGLE
- the dnaK gene encoding molecular chaperone DnaK codes for the protein MGKAVGIDLGTTNSVVAVVQAGDPVVIPNQEGSRTTPSVVAITEKGERLVGQIAKRQSITNPENTIFSIKRLMGRKYNSPEVEHAKKRLPYKIVEAQNSDAHVEIRGKSYSPPEISAMILQKLKQAAEDYLGEPVTEAVITVPAYFDDSQRQATKDAGRIAGLNVLRIINEPTAASLAYGMDKKKEEKIGVYDLGGGTFDISILEIGEGVIEVKSTNGNTYLGGDDFDIRVMDWMVEEFKKDQGIDLKNDRMALQRLKEAAEKAKIELSTATDTEVNLPFITADATGPKHLLMKLSKAKLEQLVGDLIEQTIGPCKNALADAGLSSSSIDEILLVGGQTRTPKVQQTVQNFFGKEPNKTVNPDEVVAVGAAIQAAVLKGDVKEVLLLDVTPLSLGIETLGGIFTKIIERNTTIPTKKSQIFSTATDNQPAVSIRVFQGEREMASDNKLLGNFELIGIPPAPRGIPQIEVTFDIDANGILHVSAKDLGTGKEQSIRITASSGLTEEEIKKMTRDAETHSDEDKKKKQLAEARNEADTLIYTVEKSLKDYGDKLDEAEKKEIEEALERCRKAKDTGTEASEIKSATENLMSKSHKLAEHLYKGAGAQAGTGEGPSGTGTEEPQAKGPEEEVVEAEFEDVDKDKKSN
- the hrcA gene encoding heat-inducible transcriptional repressor HrcA; amino-acid sequence: MLSERSKKVLYAVVQSYINFPDPVGSRVVTKRYAFGLSPATIRNIMSDLEEMGFLRQPHTSAGRVPTDLGYRLYVDSLAEEGRIHVDIEMLQGLYRKLETLKNDIDIFLNATTKNLSQLSHYLGIAMSPTPDMSTLRKINLLKYQADKVAAVLFTDEGLVKNKIVSIDPEISQKDLNRISGYLNTEFSGMTFDEIRIKIVREMSKEKIRCDRLISRAMKICQDAVYFPLNELFISGLSEVLELPDFADLDKIRELSRAIEDKHTIMNLLDKLSESEGVQVIIGSENSMDDLKKLSVVASPCREGDKPIGVVGIIGPTRMDYAKAIYIVENTAKFITRMLAGR
- a CDS encoding ATP-binding protein, which encodes MKIRHKLILGFLVIALLISCVGYLTIKRSQDALQKSIEESSMILASKVMDEVDRNIFRRVEGLQSYSQDLLLKEDVIRSNREYERMADAQGYIAMKNREWLTVSTDVITPFMQQLMDKKSAVELLEKTEFYHEKYGYEVFKSIIVTNKYGAVVCMTGRAADFSQGEKQWWKEAKEHRFYIRDAAFEEDAGTYSLAFAIRIEDDKGNFIGVMKCLLNIEDIIQAVKEFETPETHTGKKTVYKLLNRKGQLLYSTDAFTFLATPVSESLVHNETEKKKSHIVLRKDEKYGEVLSVCVHSNYEALGMVFVVEHAVKNIFAPVFSLKKELFLISVGITVLAVILGVALSTSIAGPLTQLRDAAARIGEGDLNTEIAMRATDEVGDLAVSFRKMTEDLKKTTVSKAYLDNIITTMVDTLLVTDMEGRIKTINAAAKRLLGYEEDELVNRQLKIIFSDADNEKTFSGLLLRGTDSGHMAQEDCLVNEEKTLVSKDGRKIPVLFSASVMRNRKGRPEGLVCIALDITERKLAEEKVLRYAEEVREANEELKSFAYIISHDLRAPLVNIKGFAGELRYALREIRSSLRHCGPHMENDQQEKLEIIFQKDAPEALGFIDSSVYRMDNLIKAILNLSRVGRRDLKPEICDMRSLVRSILKTLAHQTEQKNVAITVGDLPEIVADRIAMEQIVGNILDNALKYLEPGRPGAVEIFAERVRQDAVFHIRDNGRGIAQDDIGRVFEVFQRVGRQDVPGEGMGLAYVKTLVRRHGGRIWCTSELGVGTTFSFLIPSAPSQSAVKDIAVQDDTVSGDKRSV
- the dnaJ gene encoding molecular chaperone DnaJ, encoding MKDYYEILGVSREASEVDIKKAFRQLALKYHPDRNPDNKESEDKFKEINEAYSCLIDPEKRAHYDRFGTAEGVGAGYSPFGTGFGDIFEDIFGDFFGTFTGQRRARPSKGQDLRYDLDITLMEAAFGAERNLEIPRWDNCADCNGTGAAPGKGPVTCQNCRGAGQIRIQQGFFSISKTCQKCGGTGKVITDPCKTCKGQGKIRQFRNISVRIPAGVDTGSRLRMSGEGEMGFHGGPRGDLYIYLNVEEHSFFKRDGHNLYCEVPISFPQAALGAEIEVPTIDGTSKLKIPPGSPSGRMFHIKGKGMQKLGGSSKGDQIVRIYVDVPGSLTQKQRELLEEYARISGDEVNKSFKEKLKDLFTSSEK